One window of Brienomyrus brachyistius isolate T26 unplaced genomic scaffold, BBRACH_0.4 scaffold61, whole genome shotgun sequence genomic DNA carries:
- the LOC125725138 gene encoding kelch-like protein 10 isoform X1, with protein MMAHDMERVLMSPAFEVFNKLRLAGQLCDVVLIADGVKFNAHRVILCGCSSYFQALFASDWSDSGKREYQLPGISPETLRQVIEYAYTYSVVITADNVENLLAAADYLSVLGIVQRCCDFLHEQLCLNNCIGLLKIADVYCVNELHQSAFNFILKNFKEVAISSNEFPEISLEQLYDIIEQDELNVREEDVVFEAILRWIEHEPATREAHISVLLPKIRMARMDSEYFMKIVKANDLVKANAACRPIITDVLKMIYDLDNESPRSDFERPLIRPRLPADILLAIGGWNFRTTNWIEAYDTRADHWVDITQGQETRQSGHGSVCLNGFVYCFGGYDGHNFTDAVRRFDPVARTWQHMAPMHWRRCSVSVAVSNGFIYVMGGRLGVSPLNIVERYDPKANEWTIIQPMNEERQDASATTLNGKIYICGGSNGAQTTSTAECYDPLTGEWTLIAPMRTRRRGLGVAAYQGNIYAVGGTNGVHAVRSMEVYDPAINQWHAAPPMRQQRSYFGIAVVDGLLFAMGGSDGFEVTAKVECFNAEKGSWCRAQDMITPKRNFSCCTVPAHPRFVQYAAPRPPAPIYLPGNHVLNKWLAGNKGNATD; from the exons atgatggcacacgacatggagcgagtactgatgtccccggcgtttgaagtgttcaacaagcttcggctggcaggacagctttgtgacgtggtcctcatcgcagacggtgttaaattcaacgcccatagagtaattctgtgtggctgtagctcctacttcca ggctctgttcgccagtgactggagtgattcaggaaagcgggagtaccaactcccaggcatttccccagaaacattgaggcaggtcatagagtacgcctacacgtactctgtggtcatcacagctgacaatgtggagaacctcctggcagctgctgattatctcagtgtcttgggcatcgtgcagcgctgctgtgatttcctgcatgagcagctctgcctcaacaactgcattggccttcttaaaatcgccgatgtctactgtgtaaacgagctgcaccagtctgcattcaacttcatcttgaaaaacttcaaggaggttgccatcagctcaaacgagttcccagaaataagtcttgaacaactttatgacatcatagagcaggatgagcttaatgtcagagaagaggatgtggtgtttgaggccatcctccggtggatcgagcacgagcctgccacccgagaggcccacatttcagtcctattgcccaag attcggatggctcgtatggatTCGGAGTACTTCATGAAaatcgtcaaagccaacgatctagtgaaggccaatgcagcgtgcaggccaattatcaCTGATGTACTGAAGATGATATATGATCTCGACAATGAAAGTCCACGAtctgactttgaaaggccaCTGATTCGCCCGCGCCTACCCGCTGACATCTTattggccattggtggctggAATTTCCGCACAACAAATTGGATTGAAGCCTATGACACCCGGGCCGACCACTGGGTCGATATAACGCAGGGGCAGGAGACTCGCCAGTCCGGCCatggcagtgtgtgtttaaatggcttcgtgtattgttttgggggttaTGATGGCCATAATTTCACCGATGCTGTGCGCAGATTTGACCCTGTCGCACggacatggcagcacatggccCCGATGCACTGGCGCCGCTGTAGTGTCAGTGTGGCCGTAAGTAACGGCTTCATCTACGTGATGGGTGGCCGTTTAGGCGTGTCGCCTCTGAATATCGTAGAGCGATATGACCCAAAAGCCAACGAGTGGACCATCATCCAGCCCATGAACGAggagcgacaggatgccagtgccaccaccctgaatggaaag atatacatttgtgggggtagcaatggagctcagaccacttccactgcggagtgctatgatcctctcacgggcgaatggaccttgatcgctcccatgcgcactcgccgacgtggccttggagtagctgcatatcagggaaacatctatgcg GTGGGCGGTACCAACGGGGTTCATGCAGTGCGGAGTATGGAGGTTTATGACCCTGCAATTAACCAGTGGCACGCTGCGCCTCCCATGAGACAACAAAGAAGCTAtttcggcatcgcagtggtggacggcttGCTATTTGCGATGGGAGGCTCCGATGGGTTCGAAGTAACTGCAAAAGTGGAATGTTTCaatgcagagaaaggcagctggtgccgtgcgcaggacatgattacgcccaagaggaacttcagctgctgcacagtgcctgcgcacccccgcttCGTACAGTATgctgcacctcgcccacctgcccccatctacCTGCCTG GTAACCACGTGCTCAACAAGTGGCTGGCAGGGAACAAGGGAAACGCTACAGACTGA
- the LOC125725138 gene encoding kelch-like protein 10 isoform X2 — MMAHDMERVLMSPAFEVFNKLRLAGQLCDVVLIADGVKFNAHRVILCGCSSYFQALFASDWSDSGKREYQLPGISPETLRQVIEYAYTYSVVITADNVENLLAAADYLSVLGIVQRCCDFLHEQLCLNNCIGLLKIADVYCVNELHQSAFNFILKNFKEVAISSNEFPEISLEQLYDIIEQDELNVREEDVVFEAILRWIEHEPATREAHISVLLPKIRMARMDSEYFMKIVKANDLVKANAACRPIITDVLKMIYDLDNESPRSDFERPLIRPRLPADILLAIGGWNFRTTNWIEAYDTRADHWVDITQGQETRQSGHGSVCLNGFVYCFGGYDGHNFTDAVRRFDPVARTWQHMAPMHWRRCSVSVAVSNGFIYVMGGRLGVSPLNIVERYDPKANEWTIIQPMNEERQDASATTLNGKIYICGGSNGAQTTSTAECYDPLTGEWTLIAPMRTRRRGLGVAAYQGNIYAIVMRLKQTKEFSG, encoded by the exons atgatggcacacgacatggagcgagtactgatgtccccggcgtttgaagtgttcaacaagcttcggctggcaggacagctttgtgacgtggtcctcatcgcagacggtgttaaattcaacgcccatagagtaattctgtgtggctgtagctcctacttcca ggctctgttcgccagtgactggagtgattcaggaaagcgggagtaccaactcccaggcatttccccagaaacattgaggcaggtcatagagtacgcctacacgtactctgtggtcatcacagctgacaatgtggagaacctcctggcagctgctgattatctcagtgtcttgggcatcgtgcagcgctgctgtgatttcctgcatgagcagctctgcctcaacaactgcattggccttcttaaaatcgccgatgtctactgtgtaaacgagctgcaccagtctgcattcaacttcatcttgaaaaacttcaaggaggttgccatcagctcaaacgagttcccagaaataagtcttgaacaactttatgacatcatagagcaggatgagcttaatgtcagagaagaggatgtggtgtttgaggccatcctccggtggatcgagcacgagcctgccacccgagaggcccacatttcagtcctattgcccaag attcggatggctcgtatggatTCGGAGTACTTCATGAAaatcgtcaaagccaacgatctagtgaaggccaatgcagcgtgcaggccaattatcaCTGATGTACTGAAGATGATATATGATCTCGACAATGAAAGTCCACGAtctgactttgaaaggccaCTGATTCGCCCGCGCCTACCCGCTGACATCTTattggccattggtggctggAATTTCCGCACAACAAATTGGATTGAAGCCTATGACACCCGGGCCGACCACTGGGTCGATATAACGCAGGGGCAGGAGACTCGCCAGTCCGGCCatggcagtgtgtgtttaaatggcttcgtgtattgttttgggggttaTGATGGCCATAATTTCACCGATGCTGTGCGCAGATTTGACCCTGTCGCACggacatggcagcacatggccCCGATGCACTGGCGCCGCTGTAGTGTCAGTGTGGCCGTAAGTAACGGCTTCATCTACGTGATGGGTGGCCGTTTAGGCGTGTCGCCTCTGAATATCGTAGAGCGATATGACCCAAAAGCCAACGAGTGGACCATCATCCAGCCCATGAACGAggagcgacaggatgccagtgccaccaccctgaatggaaag atatacatttgtgggggtagcaatggagctcagaccacttccactgcggagtgctatgatcctctcacgggcgaatggaccttgatcgctcccatgcgcactcgccgacgtggccttggagtagctgcatatcagggaaacatctatgcg attgtaatgcgcttaaaacaaacaaaagaattcagtggatga